A region of the Bacillus sp. NP247 genome:
TCATGAGGCCATGTCCTTTGGTGAGATGATTCGTCATGTTTGGACCTCAACTTTTTACTATCATATGATTTTAAAAAACAAAGGCTCAATAAATGACATACATATCCCGTATGATGACGAGCCAATTACTTGTGTAAAAAAAGAAATTGAATTGGCACAATCATACTTTACTGACTTCATAGAATATGTTCAATCCATAAGTATAACTGAGCTAGATTCAACCCTTATTGATCGAAGTGATGTTGGCTATCAAAGATATTTAGGTGATATGCTTTTACGAATTGCCTATCATGATGCGGTCCATGCAGGGCAATTTTTACAATATTTACGAATGGTTAACTTGGAAAGACCTTTAATTTGGGATTAGATACGACAAATGTTTACAACGCTTCTATACTGGCATTATAATAATACGCAA
Encoded here:
- a CDS encoding DinB family protein; the protein is MNAIDLSILNLKETRRRSEKLWNSLPDNFLNWKPDHEAMSFGEMIRHVWTSTFYYHMILKNKGSINDIHIPYDDEPITCVKKEIELAQSYFTDFIEYVQSISITELDSTLIDRSDVGYQRYLGDMLLRIAYHDAVHAGQFLQYLRMVNLERPLIWD